Proteins encoded together in one Ptiloglossa arizonensis isolate GNS036 chromosome 9, iyPtiAriz1_principal, whole genome shotgun sequence window:
- the Pld gene encoding phospholipase D isoform X2, translated as MSHNTSNEEKIENRNRDHLISNDSEFDDALCVPESLEITLNENDDAVNVESKEDTDLSEYLGVIPFSAIHELPKKFKSQNRNIYIPGEEMHVKIIDNERSVTTHPLNPNLYTIEFRHGPFTWTTKKRYKHIQNLHNQLKIYRTSLNIPFPTKSHKQRRSSLKSLGDVKERRSRRGALPRFPNKPDVLVPYEQLDHRKKVLEEYLSNLLKIKIYKHHPETINFLEISHLSFITDLGMKGKEGIILKRTGSGARTRCNFCGLLESMCCITCNHFCTHVCGKWHSRHLIVKDTFIAYIKPKDGSIKSVILMDNGFGISFGLYTTGLRNGMQIINLSRHIVIKCWTRRKAKEWMDFIQEISNKEGRDFIQSNPHNSFAPYRSPISATWFVDGSGYMSAVADALENAKEEIFIADWWLSPEIYMKRPATDSNDDWRLDKILQRKASEGVKVFIMIYKEVEVALGINSFYSKQRLVEKCPDNIKVLRHPDHARVGVFLWAHHEKIVVVDQSIAFLGGIDLCYGRWDDNEHRLVDLDSIHHSSIYIPSKGKLTNTSSKKVSTSKTHKHVLLPLAIATNTIVMATTKSMPAFTRTPMPLALPQLNPEDILLTPPSGELDTIKCNTPSTERKNLFGMAKDTVGKVKQNIKLKRQELINMVYNPHEEYSDKDVDCDTIQTPIETSESMIYDDADTYSEYPYAAKLWLGKDYTNFIVKDFNDLEKPYQDLIDRSTTPRMPWHDIGVMVQGASARDVARHFIQRWNAIKMEKAKLNPCYPFLLPKSYNNCKNHIPFVEKAAVHNVECQVLRSVSSWSAGFLDSRTLEQSIQEAYIHAISKAERYIYIENQFFITLASMEQTVVKNRIGETLLKRILRAYREGAVFRVFVIMPLLPGFEGEVGGPSGTALRAITQWNYASISRGKDAILYRLMEAGIEDPSEYITFHGLRAHAMLNGTLVTELIYVHSKLLIVDDNTVICGSANINDRSMVATRDSEIAVIIHDREFDEGRLNDISFPCGKFAGSLRKELISEHLGLHKTTEQIDVTDIIKQSFYKDVWRARSNQNTEIYEKVFHCIPTDKVVNFSILKQYQAEEPLCLSDPLQAQEMVDQIKGHLVNMPLNFLCNEDLKPAASTVEGIMPTALWT; from the exons ATGTCTCATAATACatcaaatgaagaaaaaattgaaaacagaaATAGAGATCATTTGATTTCTAACGACTCCGAGTTTGATGATGCATTGTGCGTACCTGAGTCTCTAGAAATTACTCTTAATGAAAATGATGATGCTGTAAATGTTGAAAGTAAAGAAGACACTGATTTATCAG AATACCTGGGTGTGATACCCTTTTCTGCAATACATGAGTTACCAAAAAAATTTAAAAGTCAAAATCGTAATATTTATATACCTGGGGAGGAAATGCATGTGAAGATCATAGATAATGAACGTAGTGTAACAACACATCCTTTGAATCCAAATTTATACACTATTGAATTTAGACATGGGCCGTTCACTTGGACAACTAAAAAACGATATAAACATATTCAGAATTTGCACAATCAATTGAAAATATACCGTACTAGTTTGAACATACCTTTTCCAACTAAAAGTCATAAACAAAGAAGAAGTAGTTTGAAAAGCTTAGGGGATGTAAAAGAGAGACGAAGTCGTCGAGGTGCATTACCAAG GTTTCCAAATAAGCCTGACGTTTTAGTACCTTATGAACAGTTAGATCATAGAAAAAAGGTATTAGAAGAGTACTTGTccaatttattgaaaataaaaatttataaacatcATCCTGAAACT ATTAACTTTTTAGAAATCTCACATTTATCGTTCATAACAGATTTAGGAATGAAAGGTAAAGAAGGAATTATTCTAAAAAGAACTGGATCAGGTGCAAGGACTAGATGCAATTTTTGTGGTTTGCTTGAAAGCATGTGTTGTATCACGTGCAATCATTTTTGTACACATGTATGTGGAAAGTGGCATTCTCGACATCTTATTGTTAAAGATACTTTTATTGCGTATATTAAGCCCAAAGATGGTAGCATAAAATCAGTAATTCTAATGGATAATGGCTTTGGAATCAGTTTTGGCCTGTATACAACAGGTTTAAGAAATGGTATGCAAATAATAAATCTTAGCAGGCATATAGTAATTAAATGTTGGACTAGAAGGAAAGCTAAAGAATGGATGGATTTTATACAAGAAATTAGTAACAAGGAAG GCAGAGATTTTATACAATCGAATCCACACAATTCATTTGCACCTTATCGTTCACCAATATCAGCCACTTGGTTTGTTGATGGATCAGGTTACATGTCTGCTGTggcagatgcattagaaaatgcgaaagaagaaatttttattgcagACTGGTGGTTATCACCTGAAATTTATATGAAGAGGCCAGCAACTGATAGCAATGATGATTGGCGATTAGATAAAATCTTACAGAGAAAAGCT tCTGAGGGAGTAAAGGTATTTATAATGATTTATAAGGAAGTGGAAGTCGCACTAGGCATAAACAGTTTCTATAGTAAACAACGACTTGTAGAAAAATGTCCTGATAATATAAAAGTATTGCGCCATCCAGATCATGCAAGAGTAGGTGTATTTCTTTGGGCACATCATGAAAAAATTGTAGTTGTTGATCAAAGCATTGCATTTCTTGGTGGCATAGACTTATGTTATGGTCGATGGGATGATAATGAACACAGATTAGTGGACTTAG ATTCGATTCACCATTCTAGCATTTATATTCCATCCAAAGGTAAACTTACAAATACCAGTAGTAAAAAGGTATCAACTTCTAAAACACACAAGCACGTGTTGTTGCCATTAGCTATTGCAACTAATACAATTGTAATGGCTACTACAAAATCTATGCCTGCATT CACTAGAACACCAATGCCACTAGCACTGCCACAATTAAACCCTGAAGATATACTATTAACACCACCATCAGGAGAACTTGACACTATAAAATGTAATACACCAAGTACAGAGCGCAAAAATCTATTCGGTATGGCCAAAGATACTGTTGGTAAAgtgaaacaaaatataaaattaaaaagacaAGAGCTGATTAACATGGTATATAATCCACACGAGGAATATAGTGACAAAGATGTGGATTG TGATACAATACAAACTCCAATTGAAACTAGTGAATCAATGATATATGACGATGCAGATACATATTCGGAGTATCCATATGCGGCTAAACTGTGGCTCGGAAAAGACTACACAAATTTTATTGTTAAAGACTTTAACGATCTTGAAAAACCCTATCAAGATTTGATAGACAGGAGCACAACTCCTAGAATGCCATGGCATGATATTGGAGTCATGGTACAAGGTGCATCTGCGAGGGATGTTGCCAGACATTTTATTCAACGTTGGAATGCGATCAAA ATGGAAAAAGCAAAATTAAATCCATGTTATCCATTTCTACTACCAAAATCGTACAACAATTGCAAAAACCATATACCATTTGTTGAAAAGGCTGCTGTACATAATGTGGAATGCCAAGTACTAAGATCGGTTAGCTCTTGGTCCGCTGGTTTTCTTGATTCTAGGACCTTGGAGCAAAGTATACAAGAAGCTTATATACATGCCATTAGTAAAGCTGAGAG GTACATATACATagagaatcaattttttataaCACTTGCATCTATGGAACAAACCGTAGTAAAAAATCGTATAGGAGAAACACTGTTGAAACGAATTTTAAGAGCTTACCGAGAAGGTGCGGTATTTAGAGTATTTGTAATAATGCCTTTACTACCAGGTTTCGAAGGCGAAGTTGGAGGGCCAAGTGGCACTGCCTTACGTGCTATCACTCAGTGGAATTACGCTTCTATATCGAG AGGCAAAGATGCCATTCTGTATCGACTGATGGAGGCAGGAATAGAAGATCCCAGCGAATATATTACATTTCATGGTTTAAGGGCACATGCAATGTTGAATGGTACATTGGTAACAGAACTAATTTACGTTCACAGCAAGCTCTTAATTGTAGATGACAATACGGTCATATGTGGTTCTGCTAATATTAATGACAGAAGCATGGTAGCGACAAGAGACAGTGAGATTGCAGTAATAATTCAT GATCGAGAATTTGATGAAGGAAGATTGAATGACATATCATTCCCCTGTGGTAAATTTGCAGGGTCATTACGGAAAGAATTAATTTCTGAACATTTAGGGCTACATAAAACGACAGAACAGATAGACGTAACCGATATAATAAAACAGTCATTTTATAAAGATGTATGGCGCGCTAGAAGCAATCAAAATACAGAAATCTATGAAAAAGTATTTCACTGCATCCCTACAGACAAAGTTGTTAATTTCTCTATATTAAAGCAATATCAGGCTGAAGAACCACTTTGTTTATCGGATCCACTTCAagctcaagaaatggttgaccaaatTAAG GGTCATTTGGTAAATATGCCATTGAATTTTTTGTGTAACGAGGATTTGAAACCTGCTGCTAGTACGGTAGAAGGCATCATGCCAACAGCTTTATGGACATAG
- the Pld gene encoding phospholipase D isoform X1: protein MSHNTSNEEKIENRNRDHLISNDSEFDDALCVPESLEITLNENDDAVNVESKEDTDLSVEYLGVIPFSAIHELPKKFKSQNRNIYIPGEEMHVKIIDNERSVTTHPLNPNLYTIEFRHGPFTWTTKKRYKHIQNLHNQLKIYRTSLNIPFPTKSHKQRRSSLKSLGDVKERRSRRGALPRFPNKPDVLVPYEQLDHRKKVLEEYLSNLLKIKIYKHHPETINFLEISHLSFITDLGMKGKEGIILKRTGSGARTRCNFCGLLESMCCITCNHFCTHVCGKWHSRHLIVKDTFIAYIKPKDGSIKSVILMDNGFGISFGLYTTGLRNGMQIINLSRHIVIKCWTRRKAKEWMDFIQEISNKEGRDFIQSNPHNSFAPYRSPISATWFVDGSGYMSAVADALENAKEEIFIADWWLSPEIYMKRPATDSNDDWRLDKILQRKASEGVKVFIMIYKEVEVALGINSFYSKQRLVEKCPDNIKVLRHPDHARVGVFLWAHHEKIVVVDQSIAFLGGIDLCYGRWDDNEHRLVDLDSIHHSSIYIPSKGKLTNTSSKKVSTSKTHKHVLLPLAIATNTIVMATTKSMPAFTRTPMPLALPQLNPEDILLTPPSGELDTIKCNTPSTERKNLFGMAKDTVGKVKQNIKLKRQELINMVYNPHEEYSDKDVDCDTIQTPIETSESMIYDDADTYSEYPYAAKLWLGKDYTNFIVKDFNDLEKPYQDLIDRSTTPRMPWHDIGVMVQGASARDVARHFIQRWNAIKMEKAKLNPCYPFLLPKSYNNCKNHIPFVEKAAVHNVECQVLRSVSSWSAGFLDSRTLEQSIQEAYIHAISKAERYIYIENQFFITLASMEQTVVKNRIGETLLKRILRAYREGAVFRVFVIMPLLPGFEGEVGGPSGTALRAITQWNYASISRGKDAILYRLMEAGIEDPSEYITFHGLRAHAMLNGTLVTELIYVHSKLLIVDDNTVICGSANINDRSMVATRDSEIAVIIHDREFDEGRLNDISFPCGKFAGSLRKELISEHLGLHKTTEQIDVTDIIKQSFYKDVWRARSNQNTEIYEKVFHCIPTDKVVNFSILKQYQAEEPLCLSDPLQAQEMVDQIKGHLVNMPLNFLCNEDLKPAASTVEGIMPTALWT from the exons ATGTCTCATAATACatcaaatgaagaaaaaattgaaaacagaaATAGAGATCATTTGATTTCTAACGACTCCGAGTTTGATGATGCATTGTGCGTACCTGAGTCTCTAGAAATTACTCTTAATGAAAATGATGATGCTGTAAATGTTGAAAGTAAAGAAGACACTGATTTATCAG TAGAATACCTGGGTGTGATACCCTTTTCTGCAATACATGAGTTACCAAAAAAATTTAAAAGTCAAAATCGTAATATTTATATACCTGGGGAGGAAATGCATGTGAAGATCATAGATAATGAACGTAGTGTAACAACACATCCTTTGAATCCAAATTTATACACTATTGAATTTAGACATGGGCCGTTCACTTGGACAACTAAAAAACGATATAAACATATTCAGAATTTGCACAATCAATTGAAAATATACCGTACTAGTTTGAACATACCTTTTCCAACTAAAAGTCATAAACAAAGAAGAAGTAGTTTGAAAAGCTTAGGGGATGTAAAAGAGAGACGAAGTCGTCGAGGTGCATTACCAAG GTTTCCAAATAAGCCTGACGTTTTAGTACCTTATGAACAGTTAGATCATAGAAAAAAGGTATTAGAAGAGTACTTGTccaatttattgaaaataaaaatttataaacatcATCCTGAAACT ATTAACTTTTTAGAAATCTCACATTTATCGTTCATAACAGATTTAGGAATGAAAGGTAAAGAAGGAATTATTCTAAAAAGAACTGGATCAGGTGCAAGGACTAGATGCAATTTTTGTGGTTTGCTTGAAAGCATGTGTTGTATCACGTGCAATCATTTTTGTACACATGTATGTGGAAAGTGGCATTCTCGACATCTTATTGTTAAAGATACTTTTATTGCGTATATTAAGCCCAAAGATGGTAGCATAAAATCAGTAATTCTAATGGATAATGGCTTTGGAATCAGTTTTGGCCTGTATACAACAGGTTTAAGAAATGGTATGCAAATAATAAATCTTAGCAGGCATATAGTAATTAAATGTTGGACTAGAAGGAAAGCTAAAGAATGGATGGATTTTATACAAGAAATTAGTAACAAGGAAG GCAGAGATTTTATACAATCGAATCCACACAATTCATTTGCACCTTATCGTTCACCAATATCAGCCACTTGGTTTGTTGATGGATCAGGTTACATGTCTGCTGTggcagatgcattagaaaatgcgaaagaagaaatttttattgcagACTGGTGGTTATCACCTGAAATTTATATGAAGAGGCCAGCAACTGATAGCAATGATGATTGGCGATTAGATAAAATCTTACAGAGAAAAGCT tCTGAGGGAGTAAAGGTATTTATAATGATTTATAAGGAAGTGGAAGTCGCACTAGGCATAAACAGTTTCTATAGTAAACAACGACTTGTAGAAAAATGTCCTGATAATATAAAAGTATTGCGCCATCCAGATCATGCAAGAGTAGGTGTATTTCTTTGGGCACATCATGAAAAAATTGTAGTTGTTGATCAAAGCATTGCATTTCTTGGTGGCATAGACTTATGTTATGGTCGATGGGATGATAATGAACACAGATTAGTGGACTTAG ATTCGATTCACCATTCTAGCATTTATATTCCATCCAAAGGTAAACTTACAAATACCAGTAGTAAAAAGGTATCAACTTCTAAAACACACAAGCACGTGTTGTTGCCATTAGCTATTGCAACTAATACAATTGTAATGGCTACTACAAAATCTATGCCTGCATT CACTAGAACACCAATGCCACTAGCACTGCCACAATTAAACCCTGAAGATATACTATTAACACCACCATCAGGAGAACTTGACACTATAAAATGTAATACACCAAGTACAGAGCGCAAAAATCTATTCGGTATGGCCAAAGATACTGTTGGTAAAgtgaaacaaaatataaaattaaaaagacaAGAGCTGATTAACATGGTATATAATCCACACGAGGAATATAGTGACAAAGATGTGGATTG TGATACAATACAAACTCCAATTGAAACTAGTGAATCAATGATATATGACGATGCAGATACATATTCGGAGTATCCATATGCGGCTAAACTGTGGCTCGGAAAAGACTACACAAATTTTATTGTTAAAGACTTTAACGATCTTGAAAAACCCTATCAAGATTTGATAGACAGGAGCACAACTCCTAGAATGCCATGGCATGATATTGGAGTCATGGTACAAGGTGCATCTGCGAGGGATGTTGCCAGACATTTTATTCAACGTTGGAATGCGATCAAA ATGGAAAAAGCAAAATTAAATCCATGTTATCCATTTCTACTACCAAAATCGTACAACAATTGCAAAAACCATATACCATTTGTTGAAAAGGCTGCTGTACATAATGTGGAATGCCAAGTACTAAGATCGGTTAGCTCTTGGTCCGCTGGTTTTCTTGATTCTAGGACCTTGGAGCAAAGTATACAAGAAGCTTATATACATGCCATTAGTAAAGCTGAGAG GTACATATACATagagaatcaattttttataaCACTTGCATCTATGGAACAAACCGTAGTAAAAAATCGTATAGGAGAAACACTGTTGAAACGAATTTTAAGAGCTTACCGAGAAGGTGCGGTATTTAGAGTATTTGTAATAATGCCTTTACTACCAGGTTTCGAAGGCGAAGTTGGAGGGCCAAGTGGCACTGCCTTACGTGCTATCACTCAGTGGAATTACGCTTCTATATCGAG AGGCAAAGATGCCATTCTGTATCGACTGATGGAGGCAGGAATAGAAGATCCCAGCGAATATATTACATTTCATGGTTTAAGGGCACATGCAATGTTGAATGGTACATTGGTAACAGAACTAATTTACGTTCACAGCAAGCTCTTAATTGTAGATGACAATACGGTCATATGTGGTTCTGCTAATATTAATGACAGAAGCATGGTAGCGACAAGAGACAGTGAGATTGCAGTAATAATTCAT GATCGAGAATTTGATGAAGGAAGATTGAATGACATATCATTCCCCTGTGGTAAATTTGCAGGGTCATTACGGAAAGAATTAATTTCTGAACATTTAGGGCTACATAAAACGACAGAACAGATAGACGTAACCGATATAATAAAACAGTCATTTTATAAAGATGTATGGCGCGCTAGAAGCAATCAAAATACAGAAATCTATGAAAAAGTATTTCACTGCATCCCTACAGACAAAGTTGTTAATTTCTCTATATTAAAGCAATATCAGGCTGAAGAACCACTTTGTTTATCGGATCCACTTCAagctcaagaaatggttgaccaaatTAAG GGTCATTTGGTAAATATGCCATTGAATTTTTTGTGTAACGAGGATTTGAAACCTGCTGCTAGTACGGTAGAAGGCATCATGCCAACAGCTTTATGGACATAG
- the Pld gene encoding phospholipase D isoform X3 — MSHNTSNEEKIENRNRDHLISNDSEFDDALCVPESLEITLNENDDAVNVESKEDTDLSVEYLGVIPFSAIHELPKKFKSQNRNIYIPGEEMHVKIIDNERSVTTHPLNPNLYTIEFRHGPFTWTTKKRYKHIQNLHNQLKIYRTSLNIPFPTKSHKQRRSSLKSLGDVKERRSRRGALPRFPNKPDVLVPYEQLDHRKKVLEEYLSNLLKIKIYKHHPETINFLEISHLSFITDLGMKGKEGIILKRTGSGARTRCNFCGLLESMCCITCNHFCTHVCGKWHSRHLIVKDTFIAYIKPKDGSIKSVILMDNGFGISFGLYTTGLRNGMQIINLSRHIVIKCWTRRKAKEWMDFIQEISNKEDWWLSPEIYMKRPATDSNDDWRLDKILQRKASEGVKVFIMIYKEVEVALGINSFYSKQRLVEKCPDNIKVLRHPDHARVGVFLWAHHEKIVVVDQSIAFLGGIDLCYGRWDDNEHRLVDLDSIHHSSIYIPSKGKLTNTSSKKVSTSKTHKHVLLPLAIATNTIVMATTKSMPAFTRTPMPLALPQLNPEDILLTPPSGELDTIKCNTPSTERKNLFGMAKDTVGKVKQNIKLKRQELINMVYNPHEEYSDKDVDCDTIQTPIETSESMIYDDADTYSEYPYAAKLWLGKDYTNFIVKDFNDLEKPYQDLIDRSTTPRMPWHDIGVMVQGASARDVARHFIQRWNAIKMEKAKLNPCYPFLLPKSYNNCKNHIPFVEKAAVHNVECQVLRSVSSWSAGFLDSRTLEQSIQEAYIHAISKAERYIYIENQFFITLASMEQTVVKNRIGETLLKRILRAYREGAVFRVFVIMPLLPGFEGEVGGPSGTALRAITQWNYASISRGKDAILYRLMEAGIEDPSEYITFHGLRAHAMLNGTLVTELIYVHSKLLIVDDNTVICGSANINDRSMVATRDSEIAVIIHDREFDEGRLNDISFPCGKFAGSLRKELISEHLGLHKTTEQIDVTDIIKQSFYKDVWRARSNQNTEIYEKVFHCIPTDKVVNFSILKQYQAEEPLCLSDPLQAQEMVDQIKGHLVNMPLNFLCNEDLKPAASTVEGIMPTALWT, encoded by the exons ATGTCTCATAATACatcaaatgaagaaaaaattgaaaacagaaATAGAGATCATTTGATTTCTAACGACTCCGAGTTTGATGATGCATTGTGCGTACCTGAGTCTCTAGAAATTACTCTTAATGAAAATGATGATGCTGTAAATGTTGAAAGTAAAGAAGACACTGATTTATCAG TAGAATACCTGGGTGTGATACCCTTTTCTGCAATACATGAGTTACCAAAAAAATTTAAAAGTCAAAATCGTAATATTTATATACCTGGGGAGGAAATGCATGTGAAGATCATAGATAATGAACGTAGTGTAACAACACATCCTTTGAATCCAAATTTATACACTATTGAATTTAGACATGGGCCGTTCACTTGGACAACTAAAAAACGATATAAACATATTCAGAATTTGCACAATCAATTGAAAATATACCGTACTAGTTTGAACATACCTTTTCCAACTAAAAGTCATAAACAAAGAAGAAGTAGTTTGAAAAGCTTAGGGGATGTAAAAGAGAGACGAAGTCGTCGAGGTGCATTACCAAG GTTTCCAAATAAGCCTGACGTTTTAGTACCTTATGAACAGTTAGATCATAGAAAAAAGGTATTAGAAGAGTACTTGTccaatttattgaaaataaaaatttataaacatcATCCTGAAACT ATTAACTTTTTAGAAATCTCACATTTATCGTTCATAACAGATTTAGGAATGAAAGGTAAAGAAGGAATTATTCTAAAAAGAACTGGATCAGGTGCAAGGACTAGATGCAATTTTTGTGGTTTGCTTGAAAGCATGTGTTGTATCACGTGCAATCATTTTTGTACACATGTATGTGGAAAGTGGCATTCTCGACATCTTATTGTTAAAGATACTTTTATTGCGTATATTAAGCCCAAAGATGGTAGCATAAAATCAGTAATTCTAATGGATAATGGCTTTGGAATCAGTTTTGGCCTGTATACAACAGGTTTAAGAAATGGTATGCAAATAATAAATCTTAGCAGGCATATAGTAATTAAATGTTGGACTAGAAGGAAAGCTAAAGAATGGATGGATTTTATACAAGAAATTAGTAACAAGGAAG ACTGGTGGTTATCACCTGAAATTTATATGAAGAGGCCAGCAACTGATAGCAATGATGATTGGCGATTAGATAAAATCTTACAGAGAAAAGCT tCTGAGGGAGTAAAGGTATTTATAATGATTTATAAGGAAGTGGAAGTCGCACTAGGCATAAACAGTTTCTATAGTAAACAACGACTTGTAGAAAAATGTCCTGATAATATAAAAGTATTGCGCCATCCAGATCATGCAAGAGTAGGTGTATTTCTTTGGGCACATCATGAAAAAATTGTAGTTGTTGATCAAAGCATTGCATTTCTTGGTGGCATAGACTTATGTTATGGTCGATGGGATGATAATGAACACAGATTAGTGGACTTAG ATTCGATTCACCATTCTAGCATTTATATTCCATCCAAAGGTAAACTTACAAATACCAGTAGTAAAAAGGTATCAACTTCTAAAACACACAAGCACGTGTTGTTGCCATTAGCTATTGCAACTAATACAATTGTAATGGCTACTACAAAATCTATGCCTGCATT CACTAGAACACCAATGCCACTAGCACTGCCACAATTAAACCCTGAAGATATACTATTAACACCACCATCAGGAGAACTTGACACTATAAAATGTAATACACCAAGTACAGAGCGCAAAAATCTATTCGGTATGGCCAAAGATACTGTTGGTAAAgtgaaacaaaatataaaattaaaaagacaAGAGCTGATTAACATGGTATATAATCCACACGAGGAATATAGTGACAAAGATGTGGATTG TGATACAATACAAACTCCAATTGAAACTAGTGAATCAATGATATATGACGATGCAGATACATATTCGGAGTATCCATATGCGGCTAAACTGTGGCTCGGAAAAGACTACACAAATTTTATTGTTAAAGACTTTAACGATCTTGAAAAACCCTATCAAGATTTGATAGACAGGAGCACAACTCCTAGAATGCCATGGCATGATATTGGAGTCATGGTACAAGGTGCATCTGCGAGGGATGTTGCCAGACATTTTATTCAACGTTGGAATGCGATCAAA ATGGAAAAAGCAAAATTAAATCCATGTTATCCATTTCTACTACCAAAATCGTACAACAATTGCAAAAACCATATACCATTTGTTGAAAAGGCTGCTGTACATAATGTGGAATGCCAAGTACTAAGATCGGTTAGCTCTTGGTCCGCTGGTTTTCTTGATTCTAGGACCTTGGAGCAAAGTATACAAGAAGCTTATATACATGCCATTAGTAAAGCTGAGAG GTACATATACATagagaatcaattttttataaCACTTGCATCTATGGAACAAACCGTAGTAAAAAATCGTATAGGAGAAACACTGTTGAAACGAATTTTAAGAGCTTACCGAGAAGGTGCGGTATTTAGAGTATTTGTAATAATGCCTTTACTACCAGGTTTCGAAGGCGAAGTTGGAGGGCCAAGTGGCACTGCCTTACGTGCTATCACTCAGTGGAATTACGCTTCTATATCGAG AGGCAAAGATGCCATTCTGTATCGACTGATGGAGGCAGGAATAGAAGATCCCAGCGAATATATTACATTTCATGGTTTAAGGGCACATGCAATGTTGAATGGTACATTGGTAACAGAACTAATTTACGTTCACAGCAAGCTCTTAATTGTAGATGACAATACGGTCATATGTGGTTCTGCTAATATTAATGACAGAAGCATGGTAGCGACAAGAGACAGTGAGATTGCAGTAATAATTCAT GATCGAGAATTTGATGAAGGAAGATTGAATGACATATCATTCCCCTGTGGTAAATTTGCAGGGTCATTACGGAAAGAATTAATTTCTGAACATTTAGGGCTACATAAAACGACAGAACAGATAGACGTAACCGATATAATAAAACAGTCATTTTATAAAGATGTATGGCGCGCTAGAAGCAATCAAAATACAGAAATCTATGAAAAAGTATTTCACTGCATCCCTACAGACAAAGTTGTTAATTTCTCTATATTAAAGCAATATCAGGCTGAAGAACCACTTTGTTTATCGGATCCACTTCAagctcaagaaatggttgaccaaatTAAG GGTCATTTGGTAAATATGCCATTGAATTTTTTGTGTAACGAGGATTTGAAACCTGCTGCTAGTACGGTAGAAGGCATCATGCCAACAGCTTTATGGACATAG